In the genome of Bacillus solimangrovi, one region contains:
- a CDS encoding EscU/YscU/HrcU family type III secretion system export apparatus switch protein, which translates to MKHNNEQRIQAVALTYKEKTENSPKVIAKGKGVVAENIIETAKSSNIPIQEDPSLVELLGKLEINETIPEDLYQAVAEVFSFVYRLDQNMDNE; encoded by the coding sequence ATGAAACATAACAACGAACAACGAATACAAGCTGTCGCTTTAACGTATAAAGAGAAAACCGAGAATTCACCTAAAGTGATTGCAAAGGGGAAAGGTGTCGTTGCTGAGAATATAATTGAAACAGCAAAGTCATCTAATATCCCCATTCAAGAAGACCCATCACTAGTAGAACTTCTCGGTAAATTAGAGATAAATGAAACTATTCCAGAAGACCTCTATCAGGCTGTTGCAGAAGTTTTTTCGTTTGTTTATAGGTTAGACCAAAATATGGATAATGAGTGA
- the hslV gene encoding ATP-dependent protease subunit HslV encodes MEQTFHATTIFAIHHNGQCAMAGDGQVTFGNAVVMKHSARKVRKLYQGKVIAGFAGSVADAFTLYEKFEGRLDEYNGNLKRAAVELAKEWRSDKVLRRLEAMLIVMNKEDILLVSGTGEVIEPDDGILAIGSGGNYALSAGRALMKHAGEHLTAKEIARASLETAGEICVYTNDQVIVEEL; translated from the coding sequence TTGGAACAAACTTTCCATGCGACAACAATTTTTGCAATTCACCATAATGGTCAATGTGCAATGGCGGGAGATGGGCAAGTTACATTTGGCAATGCAGTTGTAATGAAACATTCTGCTCGCAAAGTTCGTAAGTTATATCAAGGGAAAGTAATTGCAGGATTTGCTGGTTCCGTTGCAGATGCTTTCACCCTTTATGAAAAGTTTGAGGGAAGGCTTGATGAATATAACGGTAACTTAAAACGAGCTGCAGTTGAACTTGCTAAAGAATGGCGAAGTGACAAAGTACTACGACGATTAGAAGCGATGTTGATTGTGATGAACAAAGAGGACATATTGTTAGTTTCGGGCACTGGTGAAGTCATTGAACCGGACGATGGTATTTTAGCGATTGGATCTGGTGGGAACTATGCTCTTTCAGCAGGAAGGGCTCTTATGAAACATGCTGGTGAACATTTAACTGCAAAAGAAATCGCGCGAGCATCACTTGAAACGGCTGGAGAAATTTGTGTATATACAAACGATCAAGTGATCGTTGAAGAATTGTAA
- the topA gene encoding type I DNA topoisomerase has product MADYLVIVESPAKAKTIERYLGKKYKVKASMGHVRDLPKSQMGVNVENQFEPKYITIRGKGPVMKELKTAAKKAKKVFLAADPDREGEAIAWHLAHSLNIDEHSDCRVVFNEITKDAIKESFKHPRAINMNLVDAQQARRILDRLVGYNISPILWKKVKKGLSAGRVQSVALRLIIDREKEIKDFQPEEYWTIKALLNKDGEEFEANFYGVDGKKTELKTKEDVDRVLQQLKGEAFQIESVKKKERKRNPAPPFTTSSLQQEAARKLNFRAKKTMMLAQQLYEGIDLGGKDGTVGLITYMRTDSTRISNTAQEEVASFIEEKYGNEYMQRRQQSDKKGTKTQDAHEAIRPTSTLRTPSSLKTVLKRDQLRLYRLIWERFVSSQMTAAIMDTMTVNLEDNGVIFRATGSKVKFPGFMKVYIEGNDDNKKEEDKILPNLEEGMNVKSENIDPKQHFTQPPPRYTEARLVKTLEELGIGRPSTYAPTLDTIQRRNYVSLDNKRFIPTELGGIVLDLVMEFFPEIIDTDFTAKMEADLDEIEEGKEDWVKIIDQFYQGFEKRVEVADKEMQQVEIKDEPAGEDCEECGNPMVFKMGRYGKFMACSNFPECRNTKPIIKDIGIKCPTCNEGNIVERKSKKKRIFYGCDRYPECEFLSWDKPLARNCPKCSNYLVEKKTKKGTQVQCSDCDFKEEAQE; this is encoded by the coding sequence ATGGCAGATTATCTTGTTATCGTTGAATCACCAGCTAAAGCAAAGACGATTGAACGATATCTTGGAAAAAAATACAAAGTAAAGGCGTCTATGGGTCATGTTCGTGACTTACCAAAAAGTCAGATGGGCGTCAATGTTGAAAATCAATTTGAACCAAAATATATTACAATTCGAGGCAAAGGCCCCGTTATGAAAGAATTAAAAACAGCTGCAAAGAAAGCAAAAAAAGTCTTTCTTGCAGCCGATCCCGATCGCGAAGGGGAAGCAATTGCATGGCATCTCGCTCATAGTTTAAATATTGATGAGCATTCAGACTGTCGGGTTGTATTTAATGAAATTACGAAAGATGCGATTAAAGAATCATTTAAACACCCACGAGCGATTAATATGAATCTTGTGGATGCTCAACAGGCACGACGAATTTTAGATAGACTCGTTGGATATAACATTAGTCCAATTCTTTGGAAAAAGGTTAAAAAGGGTCTTAGTGCTGGTCGTGTACAATCGGTTGCTCTACGTTTAATCATTGATAGAGAAAAAGAAATTAAAGATTTCCAACCAGAAGAATATTGGACAATTAAAGCGCTGTTAAATAAAGATGGTGAAGAGTTTGAAGCAAACTTTTACGGTGTAGACGGTAAAAAGACAGAGCTAAAGACAAAAGAAGATGTTGATCGTGTATTACAGCAATTAAAAGGTGAAGCGTTCCAAATTGAAAGTGTAAAAAAGAAAGAGAGAAAGCGTAACCCAGCACCTCCATTTACGACGTCCTCTTTACAGCAGGAGGCTGCACGTAAATTGAACTTTAGAGCAAAGAAAACGATGATGCTTGCTCAGCAACTTTACGAAGGAATCGATTTAGGTGGAAAAGATGGTACTGTTGGTTTAATTACGTACATGAGAACAGACTCAACACGCATTTCAAATACAGCTCAAGAAGAAGTAGCTAGTTTTATTGAAGAGAAGTATGGAAACGAATATATGCAACGACGTCAGCAAAGTGATAAAAAAGGTACAAAAACACAAGATGCCCATGAAGCTATACGTCCAACATCGACTTTGCGTACACCTTCTTCATTAAAAACAGTACTAAAACGTGATCAACTTCGTTTGTACAGATTGATTTGGGAGAGGTTTGTCTCAAGTCAAATGACTGCAGCGATTATGGATACAATGACAGTTAATTTAGAAGATAATGGTGTTATTTTCAGAGCTACTGGGTCTAAGGTGAAGTTCCCAGGTTTTATGAAAGTGTATATTGAAGGTAACGATGATAATAAAAAGGAAGAGGATAAGATTCTACCTAATCTAGAGGAAGGTATGAATGTTAAATCTGAAAACATCGACCCGAAACAGCACTTTACACAACCACCACCACGATATACGGAAGCACGTCTCGTGAAAACGCTTGAAGAATTAGGGATTGGTCGTCCTTCTACTTATGCGCCAACGTTGGATACGATTCAGCGAAGAAATTATGTATCATTGGATAATAAGCGCTTTATTCCAACTGAGCTTGGCGGAATTGTTCTTGATCTAGTCATGGAGTTTTTCCCAGAAATTATCGATACTGATTTTACAGCAAAGATGGAAGCAGATCTTGATGAAATTGAAGAAGGTAAAGAAGACTGGGTAAAGATTATTGATCAGTTTTACCAAGGGTTTGAAAAAAGAGTAGAAGTAGCAGATAAAGAGATGCAACAAGTGGAAATAAAAGATGAACCTGCTGGGGAAGATTGTGAAGAATGCGGGAATCCGATGGTATTTAAAATGGGTCGTTATGGAAAGTTCATGGCATGCTCAAACTTTCCTGAATGTAGAAATACAAAACCAATTATTAAAGACATCGGCATAAAGTGTCCAACTTGTAATGAAGGAAACATTGTTGAGAGAAAAAGTAAGAAAAAACGAATCTTTTATGGTTGTGACCGTTATCCAGAGTGTGAATTTCTTTCTTGGGATAAACCATTGGCACGAAATTGTCCAAAATGTTCTAATTATCTCGTTGAGAAGAAAACAAAAAAAGGTACTCAAGTGCAATGTAGTGATTGTGATTTTAAGGAAGAAGCGCAAGAATAA
- the trmFO gene encoding FADH(2)-oxidizing methylenetetrahydrofolate--tRNA-(uracil(54)-C(5))-methyltransferase TrmFO — MTERIVNVIGAGLAGSEAAWQIAKRGIKVNLYEMRPVRQTPAHHTDKFAELVCSNSLRANTLTNAVGVLKEEMRHLDSVIISAADECQVPAGGALAVDRHEFSQLVTERVKNHPNVTVYNEEVKEIPAGVTVIATGPLTSDELSANLKQLTGEYLYFYDAAAPIIEKDSIDMEKAYLKSRYDKGEAAYINCPMNEEEFDRFYEALIAAETVPLKEFEKEIFFEGCMPIEVMASRGKKTMLFGPMKPVGLEDPRTGKRPYAVVQLRQDDGAGTLYNIVGFQTHLKWGPQKEVLNLIPGLENAEIVRYGVMHRNTFINSPNLLKKTYQYNDRDDLFFAGQMTGVEGYVESAASGLVAGINAALVAVGKEPLVFPAESAIGSMARYITEANQKNFQPMNANFGLFLPLEKKIRNKKERNEALANRAVETIQNFSKNV, encoded by the coding sequence ATGACCGAACGTATAGTTAATGTCATTGGTGCTGGACTAGCTGGAAGTGAAGCAGCATGGCAAATTGCGAAAAGAGGAATTAAAGTTAATTTATATGAAATGCGACCAGTTAGACAAACACCAGCACACCATACGGACAAATTCGCTGAATTAGTTTGTAGTAATTCATTAAGGGCGAATACACTTACAAACGCTGTAGGTGTGTTAAAGGAAGAGATGAGACACTTAGATTCTGTGATTATTTCAGCAGCTGATGAATGTCAAGTTCCCGCAGGTGGGGCACTTGCTGTAGATCGTCATGAATTTTCACAACTTGTCACTGAAAGAGTGAAGAATCATCCGAACGTCACTGTATATAATGAAGAGGTAAAGGAAATTCCTGCTGGAGTAACTGTTATCGCTACAGGTCCACTAACTTCAGATGAATTGTCAGCGAATTTGAAACAATTGACAGGTGAATATCTTTATTTCTATGATGCAGCAGCACCAATTATTGAAAAAGATAGTATCGACATGGAGAAAGCATATTTAAAATCCCGATACGATAAAGGTGAAGCAGCATATATAAATTGCCCGATGAATGAAGAAGAATTTGACCGATTTTATGAAGCGTTGATTGCTGCAGAAACAGTTCCATTAAAAGAGTTTGAAAAAGAAATATTTTTTGAAGGTTGTATGCCAATTGAAGTAATGGCTTCACGTGGAAAGAAAACGATGCTGTTTGGCCCAATGAAACCTGTTGGACTTGAGGATCCTCGTACAGGGAAACGACCGTACGCAGTCGTGCAATTGCGTCAAGATGATGGAGCTGGAACGTTGTATAATATCGTTGGGTTTCAAACGCATTTGAAATGGGGACCGCAAAAAGAGGTGCTCAACTTGATTCCAGGGCTTGAAAATGCTGAGATTGTCCGTTACGGTGTGATGCATAGAAATACGTTTATCAACTCTCCTAACTTGTTGAAAAAGACATATCAATATAACGATAGAGATGATTTATTTTTTGCAGGTCAAATGACAGGCGTTGAAGGATATGTAGAATCAGCAGCTTCTGGTTTAGTAGCAGGTATTAACGCGGCTTTAGTAGCGGTAGGGAAAGAACCACTTGTATTTCCAGCAGAATCTGCAATTGGAAGTATGGCCCGTTATATAACTGAGGCTAATCAGAAAAACTTCCAGCCTATGAATGCAAATTTCGGACTTTTCTTACCTTTAGAAAAGAAAATTCGAAACAAAAAAGAACGTAATGAAGCATTGGCAAATCGAGCGGTGGAAACAATTCAGAATTTTTCCAAAAATGTTTGA
- the dprA gene encoding DNA-processing protein DprA encodes MKFLDNVSESDLGTYFQMRPNQIRQFLQSFHSNNPQQLLSSCKQKGVKIITLFDNEFPLLLRQIFDPPWVLYAKGKLEISCRKKSIGVVGSRTPTTNAVESLRKILPDLIDNEYMITSGLAYGVDTLAHKITCEFNGDTVAVIGSGFDYIYPRKHISFSETLAKHHLLLSEYPPYTRPQKWHFPARNRIISGLTRGVLVVEAKKKSGSLITADQALEQGREVFAIPGSIHEPNAEGTNFLIQQGAKLVQNSTDILSELTE; translated from the coding sequence TTGAAATTTCTTGATAACGTTAGTGAATCAGATTTAGGAACATATTTTCAAATGAGACCAAATCAAATACGCCAATTTCTACAGTCATTCCATTCAAATAATCCTCAACAGCTTTTATCTTCTTGTAAACAAAAGGGTGTAAAAATCATTACTTTATTTGATAACGAGTTTCCTCTATTATTAAGACAAATATTTGATCCACCTTGGGTACTATATGCAAAGGGTAAGTTAGAAATATCTTGTCGTAAAAAGTCGATTGGTGTAGTAGGTTCTCGAACACCGACTACAAATGCTGTCGAATCATTGAGAAAAATTCTTCCTGATTTAATAGACAATGAGTATATGATTACAAGTGGTTTAGCGTATGGAGTGGATACTTTGGCACACAAAATCACCTGTGAGTTCAATGGAGACACAGTAGCGGTTATAGGTTCTGGATTTGACTATATTTACCCAAGAAAACATATTTCTTTCTCCGAAACACTTGCCAAACACCATCTTCTTCTGTCAGAATATCCACCATACACACGTCCGCAAAAGTGGCATTTTCCAGCTAGAAATCGTATTATAAGTGGTTTAACGAGAGGTGTTCTCGTCGTTGAAGCAAAAAAAAAGAGCGGATCACTCATAACTGCTGATCAAGCTCTTGAACAAGGAAGAGAAGTTTTTGCAATACCAGGGTCAATTCATGAACCAAATGCAGAAGGAACAAATTTTTTAATACAACAAGGTGCAAAACTTGTACAAAATTCAACTGACATATTATCGGAATTGACGGAATAA
- the sucC gene encoding ADP-forming succinate--CoA ligase subunit beta has protein sequence MNIHEYQGKEILRKYGVAVPNGKVAFSVDEAVEAAKELGTDVTVVKAQIHAGGRGKAGGVKVAKNLDEVKAYADEILGKTLVTHQTGPEGKEVKRLLIEEGCDIKKEYYVGLVLDRATSRIAMMASEEGGTEIEEVAEKTPEKIFKEYIDPVVGLQGFQARRLAFNINIPKELVGQAVKFMMGLYRVFEEKDCSIAEINPLVTTGDGKVMALDAKLNFDSNALYRQKDILEYRDLDEEDTKEIEASKYDLSYIALDGNIGCMVNGAGLAMATMDIIKHYGGDPANFLDVGGGATAEKVTEAFKIILSDKNVKGIFVNIFGGIMKCDVIAQGVVEATKQVGLELPLVVRLEGTNVDQGKKILQESGLNITAAESMADGAEKIVSQVK, from the coding sequence ATGAATATCCATGAGTATCAGGGAAAAGAAATCCTCAGAAAATATGGGGTAGCAGTTCCAAATGGTAAAGTTGCGTTTTCAGTGGATGAAGCAGTAGAAGCTGCTAAAGAACTAGGAACTGACGTCACTGTAGTCAAAGCGCAAATTCATGCAGGTGGTCGCGGTAAAGCAGGGGGAGTTAAAGTCGCGAAAAACTTGGATGAAGTTAAAGCATATGCAGATGAAATTCTCGGTAAGACACTTGTTACACATCAAACAGGTCCTGAAGGTAAGGAAGTTAAGCGCTTGCTTATTGAAGAGGGATGTGACATTAAGAAAGAATATTATGTAGGTCTTGTACTTGACCGTGCAACTTCACGTATCGCAATGATGGCTTCAGAAGAAGGCGGTACAGAAATTGAAGAAGTGGCAGAAAAAACACCAGAAAAAATCTTTAAAGAATATATTGATCCAGTTGTAGGATTACAAGGTTTCCAAGCACGTCGCTTAGCGTTCAACATCAATATTCCAAAAGAATTAGTTGGTCAAGCAGTTAAGTTTATGATGGGATTATACCGCGTTTTCGAAGAAAAAGATTGTTCAATTGCTGAAATCAATCCACTTGTTACAACAGGTGATGGTAAAGTAATGGCACTTGATGCAAAATTGAACTTTGATTCAAACGCATTATATCGTCAAAAAGATATCTTAGAGTACCGTGACCTTGATGAAGAAGATACAAAGGAAATTGAAGCGTCAAAATATGATCTTAGTTACATCGCTCTTGATGGTAACATTGGTTGTATGGTAAATGGTGCAGGTCTTGCTATGGCAACAATGGACATCATTAAGCACTATGGCGGTGACCCGGCTAACTTCCTAGATGTTGGGGGCGGTGCAACAGCTGAGAAAGTTACAGAAGCATTTAAAATTATCCTTTCTGATAAAAATGTAAAAGGAATTTTCGTTAATATCTTCGGTGGTATCATGAAATGTGATGTTATTGCACAAGGAGTAGTAGAAGCAACGAAACAAGTTGGTTTAGAGCTTCCACTCGTTGTACGTCTTGAAGGTACTAACGTAGATCAAGGTAAGAAGATTCTTCAAGAATCAGGTTTGAATATAACTGCAGCAGAATCAATGGCTGACGGAGCAGAAAAGATCGTATCTCAAGTAAAATAG
- the xerC gene encoding tyrosine recombinase XerC — protein sequence MQKEQIRSFIEYLQIEKNCSPYTLEFYEKDIDDFVRFMKQQELTSFAAVSHFTVRLYYTHLHEKKYARKTVARKISALRSFFRFLVREVEVEENPFIYAALPKNERQLPKFLYMEELEQLFSVCDLSTPSGQRDQAILEMLYATGMRISECCALRISDVDFFVGTVLVKGKGRKERYIPFGSFAEQALHRYIDQGRRNFLQKASDEHNFLFVNSRGKRLTERGIRYILSKLVEKASLTIKVSPHMLRHTFATHLLNEGADLRSVQELLGHEHLSTTQTYTHVTKEHLQKVYMNHHPRA from the coding sequence ATACAAAAAGAACAAATTCGCTCATTCATTGAATATTTGCAAATTGAAAAAAATTGTTCACCATATACGCTTGAGTTTTACGAAAAAGACATTGATGACTTTGTTCGTTTTATGAAGCAGCAGGAACTTACCAGTTTTGCTGCTGTTTCTCATTTTACAGTGAGACTCTACTACACCCATTTACATGAGAAAAAGTATGCCAGAAAAACAGTTGCACGTAAAATTTCAGCATTAAGAAGTTTCTTTCGCTTCTTAGTACGTGAAGTAGAAGTTGAGGAAAATCCATTTATTTATGCTGCTCTCCCTAAAAATGAGAGACAGTTACCGAAATTTCTATATATGGAGGAATTAGAGCAACTATTTTCTGTATGTGATCTTTCTACACCATCTGGTCAACGTGATCAGGCGATATTAGAGATGTTATATGCAACTGGAATGCGAATTAGTGAATGTTGTGCACTACGAATTTCAGATGTTGACTTTTTTGTAGGTACAGTTTTAGTGAAAGGGAAAGGGCGAAAGGAACGTTATATACCGTTCGGCTCTTTTGCTGAGCAAGCTTTACATCGTTATATTGATCAAGGAAGGCGAAATTTTTTGCAAAAGGCTTCAGACGAGCACAACTTCCTTTTTGTAAATTCACGCGGAAAACGACTTACAGAAAGAGGCATTCGATACATCTTAAGCAAGCTTGTTGAGAAGGCAAGTCTAACGATTAAGGTCAGCCCACACATGTTAAGACACACTTTTGCAACGCATTTATTAAACGAAGGTGCTGACTTAAGATCTGTTCAGGAATTGTTAGGGCATGAGCACCTTTCGACTACACAGACTTATACTCATGTAACGAAAGAACATTTGCAAAAGGTTTATATGAATCATCACCCTCGTGCATAA
- a CDS encoding ribonuclease HII codes for MQKLTIKEIEEKLFSNELSSLEIQKLYKDERKGVQRLLNKKERLEEEEHLLKQQYESMSMYENQCRSLNYKWIAGIDEVGRGPLAGPVTAAAVILSEDAYIAGLNDSKTLSEAKRETLYEEIMKSAISVSVQMVDASKIDEINIYQAAKHAMKQAVETLDVKPDYLLVDAMEIALPIPQRSIIKGDANSVSIAAASIVAKVTRDRYMKELGVKYPEYGFENHMGYGTKQHLEAIEKIGVINEHRRTFSPVQKFVE; via the coding sequence ATGCAAAAACTAACGATTAAAGAAATTGAAGAGAAATTGTTTTCAAACGAACTTTCTAGTTTAGAAATACAAAAGTTATACAAAGATGAACGAAAAGGTGTACAACGTTTACTTAATAAGAAAGAACGTTTAGAGGAAGAAGAACACCTCTTGAAACAACAATATGAAAGCATGTCAATGTATGAGAATCAGTGCCGGTCATTAAATTATAAATGGATAGCAGGGATTGATGAGGTGGGCCGTGGGCCGCTTGCAGGGCCAGTAACGGCTGCTGCAGTCATATTATCAGAGGACGCTTATATAGCGGGGTTAAATGATTCAAAGACCCTCAGTGAAGCGAAGAGAGAGACGTTATATGAAGAGATTATGAAATCAGCTATTTCGGTTAGTGTACAGATGGTAGATGCTTCAAAAATTGACGAGATTAACATTTATCAAGCGGCTAAGCATGCAATGAAGCAAGCGGTAGAAACGTTAGATGTTAAACCTGATTATTTACTCGTAGATGCAATGGAAATCGCCTTGCCAATCCCACAACGTTCAATTATAAAAGGGGATGCAAATAGTGTATCAATTGCTGCTGCTTCAATTGTAGCAAAAGTAACAAGGGATCGATATATGAAAGAGCTAGGAGTTAAATATCCAGAGTATGGATTTGAAAACCATATGGGTTACGGAACGAAACAACATTTAGAAGCGATCGAAAAAATCGGTGTTATAAATGAACACAGAAGAACATTTTCACCTGTGCAGAAATTTGTCGAATGA
- the sucD gene encoding succinate--CoA ligase subunit alpha, producing the protein MSVFINKDTKVIVQGITGSTARFHTSQMLEYGTKIVGGVTPGKGGSEVEGVPVFDTVSDAVEKTGATASVIYVPPAFAADAIMEAVDADMDLAICITEGIPVNDMIKVKRFMEGKKTRLVGPNCPGVITPEECKIGIMPGYIHKKGHVGVVSRSGTLTYEAVHQLSEAGIGQSTAVGIGGDPVNGTNFIDVLKAFNEDEDTYAVIMIGEIGGTAEEEAAEWIKANMTKPVVGFIGGRTAPPGKRMGHAGAIISGGKGTADEKIRVMNECGIQVAETPSVMGETLISVIKEKGIYDKCKTH; encoded by the coding sequence ATGAGCGTTTTCATTAATAAAGACACAAAAGTTATCGTGCAAGGGATTACTGGTTCAACTGCACGTTTCCATACAAGCCAAATGCTTGAATATGGTACGAAAATTGTCGGTGGTGTAACACCTGGTAAAGGTGGTAGTGAAGTAGAAGGAGTGCCTGTATTTGATACAGTATCTGATGCTGTCGAAAAAACAGGTGCAACAGCATCAGTAATTTATGTACCACCAGCATTTGCTGCAGATGCAATCATGGAAGCTGTTGATGCAGACATGGACCTTGCAATTTGTATTACAGAAGGTATTCCAGTTAATGATATGATTAAAGTTAAGCGTTTTATGGAAGGTAAGAAAACTCGTCTTGTTGGGCCAAACTGCCCAGGAGTTATTACTCCAGAAGAGTGTAAAATTGGTATTATGCCTGGTTACATTCATAAAAAAGGTCATGTTGGTGTTGTATCACGTTCTGGTACGCTTACATATGAAGCAGTTCATCAGCTATCTGAAGCAGGTATTGGTCAATCAACGGCTGTTGGAATTGGTGGCGATCCTGTTAATGGTACAAATTTTATTGATGTATTAAAAGCTTTCAATGAAGACGAAGATACGTATGCAGTTATCATGATCGGTGAGATTGGTGGTACAGCTGAGGAAGAGGCAGCAGAGTGGATTAAAGCAAATATGACTAAACCTGTAGTTGGCTTTATAGGTGGACGCACAGCGCCTCCAGGTAAGCGTATGGGCCATGCTGGTGCCATTATCTCTGGTGGAAAAGGTACAGCAGACGAAAAGATTCGCGTTATGAATGAATGTGGTATCCAAGTTGCTGAAACACCATCAGTAATGGGAGAAACATTAATTTCTGTTATTAAAGAAAAAGGCATCTACGATAAATGTAAAACGCACTAA